The following coding sequences are from one Anolis sagrei isolate rAnoSag1 chromosome 6, rAnoSag1.mat, whole genome shotgun sequence window:
- the LRRC4B gene encoding leucine-rich repeat-containing protein 4B gives MAIRRCTRKPLLAPGISRMVWKHLILFFLWLPPLVLGGASPTSCPAACSCSNQASRVICTRRELVEVPESISINTRYLNLQENNIQVIKTDTFKHLRHLEILQLSKNLIRKIEVGAFNGLPNLNTLELFDNRLTTVPTQAFEYLSKLRELWLRNNPIESIPSYAFNRVPSLRRLDLGELKKLEYISEAAFEGLVNLRYLNLGMCNLKDIPNLTALVRLEELELSGNRLDMIRPGSFQGLTSLRKLWLMHAQVATIERNAFDDLKSLEELNLSHNNLMSLPHDLFTPLHRLERVHLNHNPWHCNCDVLWLSWWLKETVPNNTTCCARCHAPPNLKGRYIGELDQSHFTCYAPVIVEPPTDLNVTEGMAAELKCRTGTSMTSVNWLTPNGTLMTHGSYRVRISVLHDGTLNFTNVTVQDTGQYTCMVTNSAGNTTASATLNVSAVDPATTGYTYFTTVTVETMDSNPEESVPTKKEPGPTPSQGWGMTYSTTSLTPRSTRSTEKPFTIPITDVTESGMKDLDDVMKTTKIIIGCFVAITFMAAVMLIVFYKLRKQHQLHKHHGPTRTIEIINVEDELPAAAGGPGDSHLALPAIEHDHLNHYAAFKAHYNNNSGGGPLTCGSKNPMLNSIHEPLLFKSSSKENVQETQI, from the coding sequence ATGGCCATCCGCCGCTGCACTCGCAAGCCTTTGCTGGCACCTGGAATCTCTAGAATGGTTTGGAAGCatctcatcctcttcttcctttggCTGCCACCGCTTGTTTTGGGTGGAGCCTCCCCAACCTCTTGCCCAGCTGCTTGTTCCTGCAGCAATCAAGCCAGCCGGGTCATCTGTACACGCCGGGAACTGGTGGAAGTGCCGGAAAGCATTTCTATCAACACACGGTACCTCAACTTGCAGGAGAACAATATCCAGGTCATCAAGACAGACACTTTCAAGCACCTTCGTCATCTTGAGATTTTGCAGCTCAGCAAGAACCTTATCCGTAAGATTGAGGTTGGCGCCTTCAATGGCTTGCCCAATCTCAACACGCTGGAGCTCTTTGACAACCGGCTGACCACTGTCCCCACACAGGCCTTTGAGTACCTCTCCAAGTTGCGGGAGCTGTGGCTGAGGAATAACCCAATTGAAAGCATCCCTTCTTATGCCTTCAACAGAGTCCCTTCCTTGCGCCGCCTGGATCTTGGAGAGCTCAAGAAGCTGGAGTACATCTCAGAGGCAGCCTTTGAAGGGTTGGTCAACCTGCGCTACCTGAACCTGGGCATGTGCAACCTTAAGGACATCCCAAATTTGACGGCCTTAGTACGgctggaggagctggagctgtctgGGAATCGCCTGGACATGATCCGGCCAGGCTCTTTCCAAGGACTAACCAGCCTTCGCAAATTATGGTTGATGCATGCCCAGGTGGCCACCATTGAACGCAATGCCTTCGATGACCTCAAGTCTTTGGAGGAGCTCAATCTCTCCCACAATAATTTGATGTCTTTGCCACATGATCTCTTCACCCCTTTACACCGCCTGGAGCGTGTCCACCTCAACCATAACCCTTGGCATTGCAACTGCGATGTGTTGTGGCTCAGTTGGTGGCTCAAGGAGACAGTGCCCAACAACACGACCTGCTGCGCCCGGTGCCATGCCCCGCCAAACCTCAAAGGGCGGTATATTGGAGAGCTGGATCAAAGCCATTTCACTTGCTATGCCCCAGTTATAGTAGAGCCTCCCACTGACCTTAATGTGACTGAGGGGATGGCGGCTGAGCTGAAATGCCGGACAGGGACCTCCATGACATCAGTCAATTGGCTGACGCCTAATGGAACGCTGATGACTCACGGTTCCTATCGGGTCCGCATCTCTGTCCTCCATGATGGCACGCTCAACTTCACCAATGTTACTGTCCAGGACACAGGACAATACACCTGCATGGTGACCAATTCAGCTGGCAACACGACTGCTTCAGCTACACTCAATGTCTCAGCTGTGGATCCAGCCACCACAGGGTACACATACTTTACCACAGTGACTGTGGAAACCATGGATTCAAATCCAGAAGAATCTGTTCCCACCAAGAAAGAACCTGGGCCAACCCCATCGCAAGGTTGGGGCATGACCTACTCCACCACTTCACTAACCCCACGCAGTACCCGTAGCACCGAGAAACCATTCACCATCCCAATCACCGATGTAACTGAGAGTGGTATGAAAGACTTGGACGACGTCATGAAAACCACCAAGATCATCATTGGCTGCTTTGTGGCCATCACCTTCATGGCTGCCGTGATGCTGATTGTTTTCTACAAGCTCCGAAAACAGCACCAGCTGCACAAGCACCATGGGCCCACGCGGACCATTGAGATCATCAATGTGGAGGATGAGCTGCCTGCCGCAGCTGGGGGGCCCGGCGACAGCCACTTGGCCCTTCCTGCCATCGAGCATGACCACCTCAATCACTATGCTGCTTTCAAGGCCcactacaacaacaacagtggTGGTGGGCCACTTACCTGTGGCTCCAAGAACCCCATGCTCAATTCCATCCATGAACCTCTCTTGTTCAAGAGCAGCTCGAAAGAGAATGTCCAAGAGACACAGATATGA